One genomic window of Desulfovibrio psychrotolerans includes the following:
- a CDS encoding methyl-accepting chemotaxis protein produces MLERVSLKGKMLALAVIGPLIVAVVLSVLRVRDIRAGAEQSVVEKSRAVVLMAEAARNEMANKLELGLLKPFAEIPREHVVQAVPVITAINMARVNAQEAGYEFRVPKNSPRNPANAPTELEAGVLRLLEREGLAEHVIFGRNEIRYFRPIRLTEECMYCHGSPAGEPDVTGGVKEGWKPGELHGAFEIISSMDEVNAQIRAAQLNVAMLSAGILLVIAVATWGILKRSLLNPLSSVKEYVAHLAGGNLDARVDYSGKDEMGELVASLKGMLERLRTVILDAQETTNKVAMGSSELSSASDALAEGAAQQAAAVEQISSSVEQMTSNIEQNAHNAKRTEEMAVSSLRNARQSGEAVRKSVTAMRDIAEKTRFIQEIARQTNLLALNAAIEAARAGEHGAGFAVVASEVRKLAERSNKVAEEIGELSISSVEVADRAGAMLAELLPDIESTAGLVQEISAACAEQHQGAEQVNKGIQALDSVVHQNAAASEEIAATSRSLSGQSDDLKMSMAYFRVSGKGIVPLD; encoded by the coding sequence ATGCTTGAGCGAGTCAGTCTGAAGGGGAAGATGCTTGCCCTTGCCGTGATAGGGCCGCTGATTGTGGCGGTTGTTCTTTCTGTTCTGCGTGTGCGGGACATACGGGCGGGAGCGGAACAGAGCGTGGTGGAAAAGAGCCGGGCAGTGGTGCTTATGGCGGAAGCCGCCCGCAATGAGATGGCGAACAAACTGGAGCTTGGGCTTCTGAAACCCTTTGCCGAAATTCCCCGGGAGCATGTGGTGCAGGCTGTGCCCGTGATTACTGCCATAAACATGGCGCGGGTGAACGCGCAGGAGGCGGGGTACGAGTTCCGGGTTCCCAAGAACAGCCCCAGAAATCCTGCCAATGCGCCAACGGAACTGGAGGCGGGGGTGCTGCGGCTTCTTGAACGCGAAGGGCTGGCGGAGCATGTGATATTCGGGCGCAACGAGATACGGTATTTTCGTCCTATCCGGCTGACCGAGGAATGCATGTACTGCCATGGCAGCCCTGCGGGTGAGCCTGATGTGACCGGAGGCGTGAAGGAGGGGTGGAAGCCTGGAGAACTGCACGGGGCGTTTGAAATAATAAGCTCCATGGATGAGGTGAACGCGCAGATACGGGCTGCACAGCTGAACGTGGCCATGCTTTCCGCCGGGATATTGCTTGTGATTGCCGTTGCCACGTGGGGGATTTTGAAACGCAGCCTGCTGAATCCGCTTTCTTCTGTGAAGGAATATGTTGCCCACCTTGCAGGGGGGAATCTGGATGCCCGTGTGGACTATTCCGGCAAGGATGAGATGGGTGAGCTGGTTGCCAGCCTGAAGGGGATGCTGGAGAGGCTGCGTACCGTTATTCTGGATGCGCAGGAAACAACTAATAAAGTGGCCATGGGAAGCAGCGAGCTTTCCAGCGCGTCTGATGCTCTGGCTGAGGGGGCTGCGCAACAGGCTGCGGCCGTGGAACAGATTTCTTCATCTGTTGAGCAGATGACATCGAACATTGAACAGAACGCACATAATGCCAAGAGGACCGAGGAAATGGCTGTTTCCTCATTGCGGAACGCACGGCAGAGCGGAGAGGCGGTGCGTAAGTCTGTTACCGCCATGCGGGACATAGCGGAGAAAACACGCTTTATACAGGAGATTGCCCGCCAGACCAACCTGCTGGCGTTAAACGCCGCCATTGAAGCGGCGCGTGCAGGGGAACACGGCGCGGGGTTTGCCGTGGTGGCCAGTGAGGTGCGTAAGCTCGCTGAACGCAGCAACAAGGTGGCGGAAGAAATTGGTGAGCTTTCTATCAGCAGTGTGGAAGTGGCGGACCGTGCCGGTGCCATGCTTGCCGAACTGTTGCCGGATATTGAATCCACGGCGGGGCTGGTGCAGGAAATTTCTGCTGCCTGCGCGGAGCAGCATCAGGGGGCTGAGCAGGTGAACAAGGGGATTCAGGCGCTGGATTCCGTGGTGCACCAGAACGCCGCCGCCTCAGAAGAGATTGCGGCTACATCGCGTTCGCTTTCCGGGCAGTCGGATGATCTGAAAATGTCCATGGCGTATTTCCGCGTATCGGGCAAGGGCATTGTGCCGCTGGATTGA
- a CDS encoding flagellar hook protein FlgE: MSLTASMWTGISGLLAHGEKMNVLGNNIANVNTIGFKGARMDFEDFINQDINSAAGVTQVGRGVAIGAIYGDFSQGAFETTTEATDLAIGGNGFFQVKVKGEESVYYTRAGNFRFDKDGYLVDPHGYVLQGWQISTPRPSLATSTAQVTSTSSAIKGSGVPVDIRLQGFTAEPKHTSNVSIITNLDARDGGDKSTDVNNPFFSLFSNWNGQPTANNPPLGENAFAYQTTIKVYDEGGTAHNLTVYFDQVNVDSISNEASGRRYWEYIVTVDPSEDGRIFNGTKVNTTGAAGLLMSGTLTFDSSGQLVDQSAYTLKSNAGADLKQLSNWSPTAFSTNGYPLFTANFSSLSNASYVTPGFAEDVGGTLMELNLGLKFKGTQTFADRANFDASMVGTDTTQLMSLGSTTERQSSATTSFAGASSTLLQSQDGYTFGFLQNVSVDRDGILRGRYSNGVILDLYQITLYDFQSEHNLRREGGNLFSATRDSGEALPGPANKNGLGAVYSNSLEQSNVDLAKEFVHMITTQRGFQSNSKVITTTDTMLEVVIQMKR; encoded by the coding sequence ATGAGTCTTACCGCATCCATGTGGACAGGAATTTCGGGCCTGCTGGCACATGGCGAAAAGATGAACGTTCTCGGTAACAACATCGCCAACGTGAACACCATTGGTTTCAAGGGTGCTCGCATGGACTTCGAGGACTTCATCAATCAGGACATTAACAGCGCCGCTGGGGTAACCCAGGTGGGCCGGGGCGTTGCCATCGGTGCCATTTACGGCGACTTCAGCCAGGGTGCCTTCGAAACCACCACGGAAGCAACGGACCTCGCCATCGGCGGGAACGGATTCTTTCAGGTAAAGGTAAAGGGTGAAGAGTCTGTCTACTACACCCGCGCGGGCAACTTCCGTTTCGACAAGGACGGCTATCTGGTAGACCCGCACGGCTACGTGCTGCAGGGCTGGCAGATTTCAACCCCCCGTCCGTCCCTCGCCACGTCCACCGCACAGGTGACAAGCACCTCCTCCGCCATCAAGGGATCGGGCGTGCCCGTGGATATCCGCCTGCAGGGCTTCACGGCAGAACCGAAACACACTTCCAACGTAAGCATCATCACCAACCTTGATGCCCGCGACGGCGGTGATAAGTCCACTGATGTGAACAACCCGTTCTTCTCGTTGTTCAGCAACTGGAACGGCCAGCCCACGGCAAACAACCCCCCGCTCGGCGAAAACGCCTTTGCGTACCAGACCACCATCAAGGTATACGACGAGGGCGGCACCGCGCATAACCTCACCGTCTACTTTGACCAGGTCAACGTAGACTCCATCAGCAACGAGGCTAGCGGACGCCGCTACTGGGAATACATCGTCACCGTAGACCCTTCGGAAGACGGCAGAATCTTCAACGGCACAAAGGTAAACACCACCGGTGCCGCAGGCCTGCTCATGTCCGGCACCCTCACCTTCGACAGCTCGGGCCAACTGGTGGACCAGAGCGCCTATACACTGAAGAGCAATGCCGGTGCAGATCTGAAGCAGCTTTCCAACTGGTCGCCCACGGCGTTTTCCACCAACGGATACCCCCTGTTCACGGCAAACTTCTCCAGCCTGTCCAACGCCAGTTACGTCACTCCCGGCTTTGCGGAAGACGTGGGCGGCACGCTTATGGAACTGAACCTCGGGCTCAAATTCAAGGGAACCCAGACCTTCGCGGACCGGGCCAACTTTGATGCCTCCATGGTCGGCACAGATACCACCCAGCTCATGAGTCTGGGCAGCACAACAGAGCGGCAGTCATCCGCCACCACAAGCTTTGCAGGCGCATCATCCACCCTGCTGCAAAGTCAGGACGGCTACACCTTCGGCTTCCTGCAGAACGTCAGCGTGGACCGCGACGGCATCCTGCGCGGCAGATACTCCAACGGTGTCATTCTGGACCTCTATCAGATCACCCTGTACGACTTCCAGAGCGAGCACAACCTGCGCAGAGAAGGCGGCAACCTCTTCTCCGCCACCCGCGACTCCGGCGAAGCCCTGCCCGGCCCCGCGAACAAAAACGGGCTTGGTGCGGTCTATTCCAACTCACTGGAGCAATCCAACGTAGACCTTGCCAAGGAATTCGTGCACATGATCACCACCCAGCGCGGGTTCCAGTCCAACTCCAAGGTCATAACCACCACAGACACCATGCTGGAAGTGGTTATTCAGATGAAGCGTTAA
- a CDS encoding flagellar hook assembly protein FlgD, translating to MASSVGSGIIGRAEQEFGQLQIKGKSELGKEDFLTLLVAQLSHQDPMNPMDDKEFVSQLSQFSSLEQLTNISGGIKEMNESTTRQEMISAVSFIGKDIRAEGYGVSKTAEGVSSLYFTLNDPVANGYINIYDPNMNLVRTESIGTKQPGNYEYQWDGKDYKGTDLPEGVYSIAMYAESLDGNPILVSTEVSGTVVGVQAEGTNQYLRLADGRMVRFSHVKEVVAKSPTNTPEETPSSEE from the coding sequence ATGGCATCATCAGTAGGTAGCGGAATCATCGGCAGGGCTGAACAGGAGTTCGGCCAATTGCAAATCAAGGGCAAGTCGGAGCTCGGCAAGGAAGACTTCCTCACCCTGCTGGTTGCCCAGCTTTCGCATCAGGACCCGATGAACCCCATGGACGACAAGGAATTTGTCTCGCAGCTTTCCCAGTTCTCCAGCCTTGAACAGCTGACCAACATTTCCGGCGGCATCAAGGAGATGAACGAGTCCACCACCCGCCAGGAAATGATCAGCGCCGTCAGCTTCATCGGCAAGGACATCCGGGCAGAAGGCTACGGCGTATCCAAGACTGCAGAAGGCGTAAGCTCCCTCTACTTCACGCTGAACGACCCGGTGGCAAACGGCTACATCAATATTTACGACCCGAACATGAACCTTGTGCGAACCGAAAGCATCGGCACCAAGCAGCCAGGCAACTACGAATACCAGTGGGACGGCAAGGACTACAAGGGTACAGATCTCCCCGAAGGCGTATACAGCATCGCCATGTATGCAGAAAGTCTGGACGGCAACCCCATTCTGGTCAGCACCGAGGTCAGCGGCACAGTGGTCGGCGTACAGGCGGAAGGCACAAATCAATACTTACGTCTTGCGGACGGACGCATGGTCCGATTCTCACACGTCAAGGAAGTTGTGGCCAAGTCTCCCACCAATACCCCGGAAGAAACACCATCGTCCGAAGAATAG
- a CDS encoding flagellar hook-length control protein FliK gives MQLFPTFMPTVMSSVKAARSKSAAVDGSAFAGLMQGFGGKAISATPTQAALLGGSSGLKSSILRDKLLSPSADATGTADVRDTLLDQRTLRSLKSRLSALGVDDATLKQLDAEAAEGSLTWNKLLHTLGSNPQFSGKEAASAKLDESTRNGASVVLQKLGFSPEEADETVTTMEEGKLASAWNRILEKINSLGADASVTVTPEDLEHLGKAMRLDAGGITRMQQLFAGQKEAQCDSSTLKAMVAEISGSVSARQAASESRITELREVLAPVMEKALERSSQLSAADARTSRDSRASGILIKDSATADANGFTHAAAHSTASSTRKNTPADGMQDKSDAEAARHDARETNASVRRSEQASGSQDNAKGNNAHGSFAGRDQSDQSGNTSGNAAGREKDSSGLRNLLSRLEYQMVQPQAEMGATQPQSGNTTFSPNAAAAKAADQRLFEQIENGMLKTMRDGARQITMQLTPEDLGKLTIILSVKNNEVNAVIRPESAEAAKAINDQLHQLKASLENQGLKVDNIDVQTSLQNNLSGNGWQSAADHNAHQEMTRKFLNQRRLHALRAEGDGLAREMQIADETERSSSRTGLDIIA, from the coding sequence ATGCAGCTTTTTCCCACCTTCATGCCCACCGTCATGTCATCCGTTAAGGCCGCACGCTCAAAGAGCGCGGCTGTAGACGGTTCGGCTTTCGCGGGCCTGATGCAGGGCTTCGGCGGCAAGGCGATATCGGCCACGCCCACCCAAGCCGCTCTGCTTGGTGGAAGCAGCGGCCTGAAAAGTTCCATTCTCAGAGACAAGCTGCTAAGCCCTTCCGCAGATGCAACCGGTACGGCGGATGTACGGGATACCCTTCTCGACCAGCGCACCCTGCGCAGCCTGAAAAGCCGCCTCTCCGCTTTGGGTGTGGATGATGCAACGCTGAAACAGCTTGATGCGGAAGCAGCCGAAGGCTCCCTTACGTGGAACAAGCTCCTGCACACCCTAGGAAGCAACCCCCAGTTTTCCGGTAAAGAAGCAGCCTCCGCCAAGCTGGACGAATCCACACGCAACGGCGCATCGGTCGTTCTGCAAAAGCTCGGGTTCTCGCCGGAAGAAGCGGATGAGACGGTTACCACCATGGAAGAAGGCAAGCTTGCTTCCGCATGGAACCGCATTCTTGAAAAAATCAACTCACTCGGTGCAGACGCCAGCGTTACCGTAACGCCGGAAGACCTTGAGCACCTTGGCAAGGCCATGCGTCTGGATGCGGGCGGCATCACGCGCATGCAGCAACTTTTTGCCGGGCAAAAGGAAGCACAGTGCGATTCCTCAACCCTCAAGGCAATGGTTGCGGAAATTTCCGGCAGCGTTTCCGCCAGACAGGCTGCCTCAGAATCACGCATCACGGAACTCAGAGAAGTCCTCGCCCCGGTCATGGAAAAGGCACTGGAACGTTCCAGCCAGCTTTCTGCGGCAGACGCCCGCACCAGCAGGGACAGCAGAGCCTCCGGCATCCTTATTAAAGACAGCGCCACTGCCGATGCCAACGGCTTTACGCATGCCGCAGCGCACTCCACTGCCTCCTCCACCCGCAAAAACACCCCGGCTGATGGCATGCAGGACAAGAGTGATGCGGAGGCTGCCCGTCATGATGCACGGGAAACAAATGCCTCCGTACGCCGCTCCGAGCAGGCTTCCGGATCGCAAGATAACGCGAAGGGCAACAATGCCCACGGATCTTTTGCAGGCAGGGATCAGTCAGACCAGTCCGGCAACACATCGGGTAACGCAGCAGGTCGGGAAAAGGATTCCTCAGGACTCCGCAATCTCTTGAGCAGGCTTGAATACCAGATGGTGCAACCGCAGGCGGAAATGGGTGCAACACAGCCTCAGTCCGGCAACACAACGTTCTCGCCCAACGCGGCTGCGGCAAAAGCTGCCGACCAAAGATTGTTCGAGCAGATCGAAAACGGGATGCTCAAAACCATGCGGGACGGCGCGCGCCAGATCACCATGCAGCTCACGCCGGAAGACCTCGGCAAGCTCACCATCATTCTTTCCGTAAAGAATAATGAAGTGAACGCCGTCATCCGCCCGGAGAGTGCAGAAGCGGCCAAAGCGATCAACGACCAATTGCACCAGTTGAAAGCCTCGCTCGAAAACCAGGGGCTTAAGGTAGACAACATCGATGTGCAGACAAGCCTGCAGAACAATCTCTCCGGCAATGGCTGGCAGAGTGCGGCAGACCACAACGCGCATCAGGAAATGACAAGAAAGTTCCTTAATCAGAGGCGGTTGCACGCATTGCGCGCCGAAGGCGACGGATTGGCCCGGGAAATGCAAATTGCAGATGAAACGGAAAGAAGTTCCTCCCGTACAGGGCTGGACATCATCGCGTAA
- a CDS encoding glycosyltransferase family 9 protein — MSAKPILIVQMQRMGDLVLTFPLFLWLRQMFPAHPIWVVAERMFFEGLMPLSPGVTYFPAEAAPALSRERYSMVINLSHRADAASLAGKVQSDSVLGAVTSGSGATYIHGDWQLYRASLVHNNRHNLFHWADLNGLDMVPSAVRNAIHWPKPDADRPHADRVGLFLGASDPAKRPTAAFMHKLVLALLKRGLKPVLLGGKTEMPLGAQVASLAQTPALNLCGRFSLTEFVAFTGSLRCLITPDTGPMHIAAWMGTPTLNLSMGHVHPWETGPYQPGHHVLRTNMSCVGCWQCKHSTVLCHKAFTPDRVAALTRSLVSVKSQEGQKAPLPKRSIVPASQTLFITGRDAFGLYHLETNSAEASPPPRQILAEFWKSYFGMRFGLWPESHVHGQWQNLCAASPDLAPKIREQFLRLSRELLPGIKGRTGPTTTASFWSAHPPMVRPLTGFLHLLLQNAEHSLAGYAKAVSMLEELIAITEPY, encoded by the coding sequence ATGTCTGCAAAGCCCATCCTCATAGTACAAATGCAGCGAATGGGGGATCTGGTACTCACCTTCCCGCTGTTCCTGTGGCTCAGGCAGATGTTTCCTGCCCATCCCATCTGGGTTGTTGCCGAGCGTATGTTCTTTGAGGGCCTCATGCCGTTAAGTCCCGGCGTGACCTACTTCCCCGCAGAGGCAGCCCCCGCCCTTTCCCGCGAGCGTTATTCCATGGTCATCAACCTGAGCCACCGGGCAGATGCCGCGTCCCTTGCGGGCAAAGTACAAAGCGACTCCGTTCTCGGTGCCGTCACCTCAGGTTCCGGTGCCACGTACATTCACGGAGACTGGCAACTGTACCGGGCTAGTCTTGTGCACAACAACAGGCACAACCTGTTCCACTGGGCAGACCTGAACGGGCTGGACATGGTTCCCTCCGCTGTCCGCAATGCTATACATTGGCCTAAACCTGATGCAGACAGGCCCCATGCAGACCGGGTGGGACTATTTCTCGGGGCCAGTGACCCCGCAAAACGTCCCACCGCCGCCTTCATGCACAAACTTGTGCTTGCGCTGCTCAAACGGGGGCTCAAGCCCGTCCTGCTCGGCGGCAAAACCGAAATGCCTTTAGGCGCACAGGTCGCCTCACTTGCCCAAACCCCCGCCCTGAATCTGTGCGGCAGATTCTCCCTCACGGAATTTGTGGCCTTTACCGGCTCGCTCCGCTGCCTCATCACCCCGGATACAGGCCCCATGCACATCGCGGCCTGGATGGGCACCCCCACGCTCAACCTGTCCATGGGCCATGTCCATCCGTGGGAAACAGGCCCCTACCAGCCCGGTCACCATGTGCTGCGCACCAACATGAGTTGTGTGGGCTGTTGGCAGTGCAAGCACTCCACCGTGCTCTGCCATAAAGCCTTCACGCCAGACCGTGTTGCCGCGCTCACCCGCAGCCTCGTCAGCGTTAAATCGCAAGAGGGGCAAAAAGCGCCCCTGCCAAAACGCTCCATTGTTCCCGCGAGCCAAACCTTGTTTATCACCGGGCGCGATGCCTTCGGCCTCTATCATCTGGAAACAAACAGCGCAGAGGCTTCACCCCCCCCCCGGCAGATACTCGCCGAATTCTGGAAGAGCTACTTCGGCATGCGCTTCGGTCTATGGCCAGAATCCCACGTGCATGGGCAATGGCAGAATCTCTGTGCCGCCTCACCTGACCTTGCCCCTAAAATACGGGAACAGTTTCTCCGCCTGAGCAGGGAATTGCTGCCCGGTATAAAGGGCCGCACCGGCCCGACAACCACCGCTTCCTTCTGGAGCGCCCACCCCCCCATGGTCCGCCCGCTTACCGGCTTCCTGCACCTCCTTCTGCAAAACGCCGAACACAGCCTTGCCGGGTATGCCAAGGCTGTCTCCATGCTGGAAGAACTCATCGCCATCACTGAACCATACTGA
- a CDS encoding CgeB family protein, producing the protein MSHTSQDRYRAEPVLHENTLADVRITVAGKSMLMLGAGGGERELHLLRSFREQAEPSGTLPVLLGSGMGHALRALLEQYDGPLAVVDKELPILQITGLSDGASVQIASTPPPASGTPAASSAGQDVLATALREGRILWIAEDDPGRALAGLTRWQMEHGGKPFLPLAHPLYLRLQRDYYGTLREHLSASGTFDFWAKASYNKFAGGPPRLLLITSQYFLMGEIITACQRLGFPYHLLTLDNDEVGHTEFVERLLKAVLEFRPDFAFTINHLGVDREGVLTDLLEKLQLPLASWFVDNPHLILYLYNRLISPWTAIFTWDTDNITSLREQGFRHVHYLPLGTDPVRFAKPSSVPSAHPLKRDISFVGNSMVFKVAHRMKAGKFPRVLLSSYRQLAGEFAEHEERSVRAFLRNHKPEIHAAFTALDSPERQLSYETMITWEATRQYRARCVAQTLPFRPLIVGDKGWRQTLPEQPHPWDLHPEIGYYDELPHFYPLSTINFNCTSKQMKGAVNQRVFDVPATGSFVLTDWRVQMEDLFDPGKEVACYHTPEEAPDLIRFYLRNEAARTNIIRAARKRILAEHSYEQRVTALVRTMRDIFG; encoded by the coding sequence ATGTCCCACACATCGCAAGACCGCTACCGGGCAGAACCGGTGCTGCATGAAAACACCCTTGCGGATGTGCGCATCACCGTTGCGGGCAAAAGCATGCTCATGCTCGGTGCGGGAGGCGGCGAGCGCGAGCTGCATCTGCTGCGTTCCTTCCGGGAACAGGCAGAACCGTCCGGCACCCTGCCCGTCCTTTTAGGCAGCGGCATGGGGCATGCCCTGCGCGCCCTTCTGGAGCAGTATGACGGGCCACTGGCCGTGGTGGACAAAGAGCTGCCTATTCTGCAGATCACGGGCCTTTCAGACGGTGCCTCTGTGCAGATTGCCAGTACTCCCCCTCCGGCATCTGGTACTCCGGCCGCATCATCCGCCGGGCAGGACGTGCTCGCCACGGCACTCCGCGAGGGCCGCATCCTCTGGATAGCGGAAGACGATCCCGGGCGCGCTCTGGCCGGACTCACCAGATGGCAGATGGAACACGGCGGCAAACCCTTCCTTCCGCTTGCCCACCCTCTCTACCTGCGGCTGCAAAGAGACTATTACGGAACGCTTCGTGAACACCTGTCCGCCAGCGGCACGTTCGATTTCTGGGCAAAGGCGTCCTACAACAAATTTGCGGGCGGTCCGCCCCGGCTTCTGCTCATCACCAGCCAGTATTTCCTCATGGGAGAAATCATCACCGCCTGCCAGCGGCTAGGTTTTCCCTATCACCTGCTCACACTGGACAATGACGAGGTAGGCCATACCGAATTTGTGGAACGCCTTCTTAAAGCGGTACTTGAATTCAGGCCCGACTTCGCCTTCACCATCAACCATCTGGGCGTGGACCGCGAAGGCGTGCTCACCGACCTGCTGGAAAAGCTCCAACTGCCGCTGGCTTCATGGTTCGTAGATAACCCCCATCTCATCCTCTATCTCTACAACCGACTCATCAGCCCATGGACAGCCATTTTCACGTGGGATACGGACAACATAACCTCCCTGCGTGAACAGGGCTTCCGCCATGTGCACTACCTGCCCCTCGGCACAGACCCGGTCCGCTTCGCCAAGCCTTCCTCCGTACCCTCCGCCCATCCCCTCAAGCGTGATATTTCCTTCGTGGGCAACTCCATGGTCTTCAAGGTCGCGCACCGGATGAAGGCCGGAAAATTTCCCCGCGTCCTGCTCTCCAGCTACAGGCAACTGGCCGGGGAATTCGCGGAACATGAGGAACGCTCGGTCCGCGCCTTCCTCCGCAATCACAAACCGGAAATCCACGCCGCCTTCACCGCACTGGATTCCCCTGAAAGACAGCTTTCCTACGAAACCATGATCACATGGGAAGCCACACGGCAGTACCGAGCACGCTGCGTGGCCCAAACCCTTCCCTTCAGGCCGCTCATCGTGGGTGATAAAGGCTGGCGTCAAACCCTTCCCGAACAACCTCATCCTTGGGACCTGCACCCGGAGATAGGATATTACGACGAGTTGCCGCATTTCTATCCACTCTCAACCATCAATTTCAACTGCACCAGCAAGCAGATGAAAGGCGCGGTGAACCAGCGCGTCTTTGACGTGCCCGCCACAGGCTCCTTCGTTCTCACCGACTGGCGCGTTCAGATGGAAGACCTCTTCGACCCCGGCAAAGAGGTCGCCTGCTACCATACGCCGGAAGAAGCCCCGGACCTTATCCGCTTCTACCTGCGCAACGAGGCCGCGCGCACAAACATTATCCGGGCCGCACGCAAACGCATTCTGGCGGAACACAGCTACGAACAACGCGTCACCGCGCTGGTGCGGACCATGCGCGACATTTTCGGATAA
- a CDS encoding flagellar motor protein MotB — translation MAKDKAPPPQKRPRPDPPKDEGLPPWMATFADMVTLLLCFFVLLLSFAQQDANKFKTLMGSIKNAFGIQIQRKEAEFAAFSPSQFERKDVELKKDDQQILGMVVELKNIIIEDPDLQRTVKVTAEDQGVVLRFPVILFFDHGSAELKQEALPLLDGAIKILKERNVNMVVRGHTSDVPETGSLYPSNWELSSSRAAAVLRALMQRGDISASRLKAVGYADSQPLLPNNSEANRETNNRMELYLHKPEVKSW, via the coding sequence ATGGCAAAGGACAAGGCACCGCCGCCGCAAAAGCGGCCCAGACCAGACCCGCCCAAGGACGAAGGGCTCCCGCCATGGATGGCCACCTTTGCAGACATGGTCACCCTGCTGCTGTGTTTCTTCGTGCTGCTGCTCTCCTTTGCCCAGCAGGATGCCAATAAATTCAAGACCCTTATGGGTTCCATCAAAAATGCCTTCGGCATCCAGATCCAGCGCAAGGAAGCAGAATTCGCGGCGTTTTCCCCGTCCCAGTTCGAACGCAAGGACGTGGAACTGAAAAAGGACGACCAGCAGATTCTGGGCATGGTGGTGGAGCTCAAGAACATCATCATAGAAGACCCGGACCTGCAACGCACGGTCAAGGTCACAGCCGAAGATCAAGGCGTGGTGCTGCGTTTTCCGGTCATCCTTTTCTTTGATCACGGCTCCGCGGAACTGAAACAGGAAGCCCTGCCCCTGCTGGACGGTGCCATTAAAATTCTCAAAGAGCGCAACGTAAACATGGTCGTGCGCGGACACACCAGCGATGTGCCGGAAACCGGGTCCCTCTACCCTAGCAACTGGGAGCTTTCCTCCTCGCGCGCCGCTGCGGTGCTCCGCGCCCTTATGCAGCGCGGCGACATCTCCGCCTCGCGGCTGAAAGCCGTGGGTTACGCAGATTCCCAACCCCTTCTGCCCAACAACTCCGAAGCAAACCGAGAAACAAACAACCGCATGGAGTTGTACCTCCACAAGCCGGAAGTGAAGAGCTGGTAA
- a CDS encoding motility protein A, with protein MDIATLVGILGALGLIVGAIAMGGAMGGFVDIPSLIVVVGGTFAVAFVMFPLKTMLGAAKVIMKTFFAKPPDLTQSIQTIIGLAEKARKESLVALEKVQVDNAFMKRGVLLVSDGTEESLVRSIMEMEMANMIKRHRTGQEILKGLGTMAPAFGMIGTLVGLVQMLQNLDDPSAIGPAMAVALLTTFYGAIMANCLFLPMAKKLEERSNEEALNMELIMEGVLAILNGEHPSIVREKLNSFLPPSQRQER; from the coding sequence ATGGATATCGCAACTCTCGTCGGGATTCTGGGGGCACTGGGCCTCATTGTCGGTGCCATAGCCATGGGTGGGGCCATGGGAGGCTTTGTCGACATCCCTTCCCTCATCGTGGTGGTGGGGGGCACCTTCGCCGTCGCCTTCGTCATGTTTCCGCTCAAGACCATGCTCGGGGCCGCCAAGGTCATCATGAAAACCTTTTTCGCCAAGCCCCCGGACCTTACCCAGTCCATTCAAACCATCATCGGACTTGCCGAAAAAGCCCGTAAAGAAAGCCTTGTAGCGCTGGAAAAAGTCCAGGTGGACAACGCCTTCATGAAACGCGGCGTCCTGCTCGTCTCAGACGGCACGGAAGAATCACTGGTGCGTTCCATCATGGAAATGGAAATGGCCAACATGATCAAACGCCACCGCACCGGACAGGAAATCCTTAAAGGATTGGGCACCATGGCCCCCGCCTTCGGCATGATAGGCACACTGGTGGGTCTGGTGCAGATGCTCCAGAATCTCGATGATCCCTCGGCCATCGGCCCTGCCATGGCAGTGGCCCTGCTCACCACGTTCTACGGGGCCATCATGGCCAACTGTCTGTTCCTGCCCATGGCCAAAAAGCTGGAAGAACGCTCCAATGAAGAAGCACTGAACATGGAGCTCATCATGGAAGGCGTGCTGGCCATCCTGAATGGCGAACATCCCAGCATAGTACGCGAAAAGCTCAATTCCTTCCTGCCCCCGTCCCAGCGACAGGAGCGGTAG